From Oreochromis niloticus isolate F11D_XX linkage group LG14, O_niloticus_UMD_NMBU, whole genome shotgun sequence, one genomic window encodes:
- the arcn1b gene encoding archain 1b: protein MVLLAAAVCTKAGKAIVSRQFVEMTRTRIEGLLAAFPKLMNTGKQHTFVETDSVRYVYQPLEKLYMVLITTKNSNILEDLETLRLFSRVIPEYCRVLEESEISEHCFDLIFAFDEIVALGYRENVNLAQIRTFTEMDSHEEKVFRAVRETQEREAKAEMRRKAKELQQARRDAERSGKKVPAFGGFGSAGMTSVSSGTIITDTIVEPEKPKITAAPVRPSGPSKALKLGAKGKEVDNFVDKLKSEGETIMPTTGKRGSDVSKVLPPPVNMESVHLRVEEKITLTCGRDGGLQNMEVLGMVTLRVTDDKYGRIRLIINNNDGKGLQLQTHPNVDKKLFTAESVIGLKNPEKSFPLNNDVGVLKWRLQTTDESLIPLTINCWPSESGTGCDVNIEYELQEENLELNDVVISIPVPSGVGAPVIGDLDGEYKHDSRRNILEWCLPVIDANNKTGSLEFSIAGQPNDFFPISVSFVSKRNYCDIQVTKVTHVDGDSSIRFSSETSFVVDKYEIL, encoded by the exons ATG GTGCTGTTGGCAGCGGCGGTGTGCACCAAGGCCGGCAAGGCCATCGTATCGCGGCAGTTTGTGGAAATGACCCGGACACGAATTGAGGGTCTCCTAGCTGCATTTCCTAAACTGATGAACACGGGCAAGCAGCACACCTTTGTGGAAACAGACAGCGTTCGCTATGTGTACCAGCCACTGGAGAAGCTCTACATGGTCCTTATCACCACCAAGAACAGCAACATCCTGGAGGACCTGGAGACACTCAGACTCTTTTCCCGTGTG ATCCCAGAGTACTGTCGTGTGCTGGAAGAGAGTGAAATATCGGAGCACTGTTTTGACCTGATCTTCGCCTTCGATGAGATCGTTGCACTGGGCTACAGAGAGAATGTCAACTTGGCCCAGATCCGCACCTTCACAGAGATGGACTCCCACGAGGAGAAGGTGTTCCGCGCCGTCAGGGAG ACTCAGGAGCGCGAGGCCAAGGCAGAGATGAGGAGGAAGGCCAAGGAGCTGCAGCAGGCCAGGAGGGACGCTGAGCGCTCCGGGAAGAAGGTGCCAGCTTTTGGCGGGTTTGGCAGCGCTGGCATGACCAGTGTGTCCTCAGGGACCATCATCACAGACACCATCGTCGAGCCAGAGAAGCCCAAGATCACAGCGGCTCCAGTCAG ACCAAGTGGACCCAGTAAGGCTCTGAAACTGGGGGCTAAAGGAAAAGAGGTGGACAACTTTGTTGACAAGCTCAAGTCTGAGGGTGAAACCATCATGCCCACCACAGGAAAGAGGGGCTCCGATGTTTCTAAAGTTCTGCCACCACCAGTCAACATGGAGAG TGTGCACCTGCGTGTGGAGGAGAAGATCACATTGACCTGCGGCCGTGATGGCGGCCTACAGAACATGGAGGTGCTGGGTATGGTGACGCTCCGAGTCACAGACGACAAATATGGACGCATCCGCCTGATTATCAATAACAATGATGGCAAAGGATTGCAACTGCAG ACACATCCTAATGTGGACAAAAAGTTGTTCACAGCAGAGTCTGTGATTGGCCTGAAGAACCCAGAGAAGTCCTTCCCTCTTAACAATGATGTGGGTGTGCTGAAGTGGAGACTACAAACCACAGACGAGTCCCTCATACCTCTAACCA TAAACTGCTGGCCGTCAGAGAGTGGGACTGGCTGTGATGTCAACATTGAATATGAGCTGCAGGAGGAGAACCTTGAGCTCAATGACGTGGTCATCAGCATCCCTGTACC GTCTGGAGTGGGCGCTCCGGTGATTGGTGATCTGGATGGAGAGTACAAACACGACAGCAGGCGAAACATCCTCGAGTGGTGCCTACCTGTCATTGATGCCAACAATAAGACGGGCAGCCTGGAATTCAGCATCGCCGGGCAGCCCAATGACTTCTTTCCTATCAGCGTGTCCTTTGTGTCTAAGCGCAACTACTGCGACATCCAG GTTACCAAGGTGACTCACGTAGACGGTGACAGCTCCATTAGATTCTCTTCAGAAACCTCCTTTGTCGTCGACAAATATGAAATCCTGTAA